Proteins co-encoded in one Afipia sp. P52-10 genomic window:
- a CDS encoding murein hydrolase activator EnvC produces MSRIPKNRMSTITTKTAGRLAHLPLRNRFRLPPTLVGVTIVAVGLLATDATRPALAQGADAPPPPVATATPPETAPAADTDKKPPTAAIEDVIKKHEQELEQARNRQRDAIDAENKLKAEIAEIGQDRNKLNRQLIDTAARVRSIEERIAETEDRLRMLDQREVMIRNSLDARRAETTEVLAALQRAGRRAPPALMVRPEDALQSLRTAMLLGAVVPEMRARAERLIGDLGNLVSIRKENTEQREKLIADRDALNTDQRRLAALIEERQRKQNAVEKDMEAERVRAAELSKQADNLRDLIAKMEQDLKSAAKAAAAANSHGTPKALGKNMGALKDPGRLSPAIAFASAKGLLPMPVNGVKLRGFGSSDGTGGTERGISVATRPGVQVTTPCDGWVVYSGPFRSYGQLLILNAGGGYHVLLAGMERISVNIGQFVLTGEPVGTMGTASQVASILAAAPSQPVLYIEFRKDNTPIDPGPWWTASEGEKVRG; encoded by the coding sequence ATGAGCCGGATTCCGAAGAACCGGATGTCCACCATCACCACAAAGACTGCCGGACGCCTGGCGCACCTGCCCCTCCGCAACCGCTTTCGGCTGCCCCCCACGCTTGTCGGCGTCACCATCGTCGCGGTGGGCCTGCTCGCCACCGACGCCACACGCCCGGCACTGGCGCAGGGCGCCGACGCGCCGCCGCCCCCGGTGGCCACGGCAACGCCACCCGAAACCGCGCCCGCGGCGGATACCGACAAGAAGCCGCCGACCGCCGCGATCGAAGACGTCATCAAGAAGCACGAGCAGGAACTCGAACAGGCCCGCAACAGGCAACGCGATGCGATCGACGCCGAGAACAAGCTGAAGGCCGAGATCGCCGAGATCGGCCAGGACCGCAACAAGCTCAACCGGCAGCTGATCGACACCGCCGCGCGGGTCCGCTCGATCGAGGAGCGCATTGCCGAAACCGAGGACCGGTTGCGCATGCTCGATCAGCGTGAGGTGATGATCCGCAACTCGCTCGATGCGCGGCGCGCGGAGACCACCGAAGTCTTGGCCGCGCTGCAGCGCGCCGGACGACGCGCACCGCCTGCGCTGATGGTGCGCCCCGAAGACGCGCTGCAATCGCTGCGCACGGCGATGCTGCTCGGTGCCGTGGTGCCGGAAATGCGCGCCCGCGCCGAGCGGCTGATCGGCGACCTCGGCAATCTGGTCAGCATTCGCAAGGAAAACACCGAGCAGCGCGAGAAGCTGATCGCCGATCGCGACGCGCTCAACACCGACCAGCGGCGGCTCGCCGCACTGATCGAGGAGCGGCAGCGCAAGCAGAACGCGGTGGAGAAAGACATGGAGGCCGAGCGGGTGCGCGCGGCCGAGCTGTCGAAGCAGGCCGACAACCTGCGCGACCTGATCGCGAAGATGGAGCAGGATCTGAAGAGCGCCGCCAAGGCCGCCGCGGCCGCCAACAGCCACGGAACGCCGAAGGCGCTCGGCAAGAACATGGGCGCCCTGAAGGATCCCGGACGGCTGAGCCCCGCCATCGCCTTCGCCTCGGCGAAGGGCCTGCTGCCGATGCCGGTCAACGGCGTCAAATTACGCGGATTCGGCAGTTCCGATGGAACGGGCGGCACCGAAAGAGGCATTTCGGTGGCAACACGCCCAGGGGTGCAGGTCACAACTCCGTGCGATGGCTGGGTTGTCTATTCAGGTCCGTTCCGCAGCTACGGTCAACTCTTGATCCTCAATGCCGGTGGCGGGTATCATGTCTTGCTTGCCGGGATGGAGCGAATTTCGGTTAACATCGGCCAGTTCGTCCTGACAGGAGAACCGGTGGGGACGATGGGGACGGCCTCTCAGGTTGCTTCGATTTTGGCTGCGGCTCCCAGTCAGCCGGTCTTATATATCGAGTTTCGCAAGGACAACACTCCTATCGATCCAGGTCCATGGTGGACCGCAAGTGAAGGCGAAAAGGTTCGCGGATGA